AAAGATCGGCGCCATAGGTCTGGAAACGGAACGCCACCGGGCAGAAGAAAGCGTCGACCGCCGTGAATTTCTGACCGGCTAGAAACGGTCCGCCGAATTTTGCGAGGCCTTCACTCCACAGCGCATCGATGCGCTTTATATCGGCCGCAAGCCCGGCATCACCGGCTTTGGGTTTTACGCGGATGCCGACCGACATGGGGTAGAGATTGCGAAGCGAGGAAAATCCCGCATGCATTTCACTCGCCGCCGAGCGTGACCAGGCCCGTGCCTGCTTGTCGCCTGCCCAGACGCCCTGATGTCTCTCGGCGAGATATTCGGCAATCGACAGCGTTTCCCAGACCGTCACCCCTTCGTCGACGAGGCAAGGCACCTTGCCGGTCGGCGAAAAGCTGGAGAAGGAAACACCTTCGCCAAAGGGAATGAGTTTTTCATCAAAGGCGATGCCAAGCGTGCGCATCAAAACCCAGGGCCGCAATGACCATGAGGAATAGTTCTTGTTGGCAATATAGAGATCGTACATGGCGTTTTCCCCGATAGAACGCACATTTCTACACCTGCTAAGGAGCCTTGGAATATCGCAAAGAATCCATGGCTCCCATAAGGCCAATTGATGGAGGGGCCGTCATACACGACGGAATTTCGCAGCAACGAGTGCGTTTGCCAATCTCACAAAGAAAAGGCGCATCAATTCAACGGAACGATGCGCCATTCATTTCGAAAGCCAAATCTACCCGTGAAAACCTATTCGGTTTCAGTAATACCGGCAGCAGCCTCCAGCTATCAATGGTAACGGCGTATCAACCCGACCAGCTTGCCCTGAATCTTCACCCGATCCGGTCCAAAAATGCGGGTCTCGTAGGCAGGATTGGCCGCTTCCAACGCGATGGACGCACCCTTGCGGCGGAAGCGCTTCAGCGTGGCTTCTTCATCATCCACCAGCGCCACGACGATATCGCCCGGATTGGCGGTATTACCGTTGCGGATGATGACGGTATCGCCATCAAAAATCCCGGCCTCGATCATCGAATCGCCTTTGACCTCAAGCGCGTAGTGCTCGCCCGAACCCAGCATGTCCACCGGCACGGCCAAATCATGGGTATTGTTCTGGATGGCGGAAATCGGCACACCGGCAGCGATACGACCCATGACGGGAATGGTGGCAGCTCCGGCGAAATCATTGGCAGGCGCCTTCACGGCAGGCGCCGGTTCCGGCTCCTTCGGTTTTCCAAGGCTGCCCTCGATGACGCTCGGCGAAAAGCCGCGTTGCGGCCTTGCGCCCGGCGTATAAGCCTCGGGCAGTTTGATAACCTCCAGCGCTCGCGCCCTGTTAGGTAGCCGGCGAATAAACCCGCGCTCTTCGAGCGCGGTGATCAGCCGGTGGATGCCGGATTTGGAAGCAAGATCGAGTGCGTCCTTCATTTCATCGAAGGAGGGCGGCACGCCGGACTCTTTCATTCTTTCATGAATGAAGAGAAGCAGTTCCTGCTGTTTGCGCGTGAGCATGAGGAAAACACCCTTGAGAATCGTCGTTGAAGTCGCGAAACAAATACAGAACGAACACTATATGTTCCATATGTGTTCCGCAATCCCCTAAAATTTCGTGAAGGATGCATATCGAATCCTGATTCAATCTTCGAAACATGAAGAGATCAGGCCGATGATATAAGTAGCGTTGGGAATAGACGCCGGTCGGGGATTCCGATCGATGAAATTGTCGCGGGAACAGTTTCCAGGTCAGATCACGACCTCGGAGCCGAAGCGGCCTGAACGCGCCGAAGCAACGCAGAGTGATGGCCCTCTCCGTTGCTTCTTTTATTCGCCTTGAAGCGACAGCCTCATGGCGCAAGGTCGATGACTGCGTTTGCCTGACCTGCTCTTCCGCCGGCTATTTCACGCCGTTGGAGAGGAATGCCTGCAGCTCGGGCGTTTGTGGTTTCTCGAAAAGCTGTTTCGAAGCGCCCATTTCCCAGATCTTACCCTGATGCATGAAGACGGTCACATGTGCGACGCTGCGGGCAAAGCTCATTTCATGGGTCACCAGCAACATCGTCATGCCTTCCCGCGCCAGCTGTTCCATGACGAGGAGCACCTCTCCCGTCAGTTCGGGATCGAGAGCGGATGTCACCTCGTCGAACAGCATGACTTTCGGCCGCATCGCCAGCGAACGGGCGATGGCTACACGTTGCTGTTGTCCGCCCGACAGCATGTCGGGATAAGCGTCGAATTTTTCCGCCAGCCCCACCTGCGCCAACACTTTGCGCGCCAGCACATCGGCATCAGCCCTGGCGACATCCTGCGTTATCTTCGGAGACAGCATGATGTTTTCGCCGACGGTCAGATGCGGAAAGAGATTATAGCTCTGGAAGACGATGCCGACGTCCTTGCGCAACTGTCTGAGTTTGGTCTGGTCCTGCTCCACCCTGTGTCCCGCGGCGGTGATATTGCCGGACTGAAACTCTTCGAGACCGTTGATGCAACGCAGCATCGTGCTCTTGCCGGAGCCGCTGCGCCCGATGATGGCGACGACCTGTCCCGCCTCGACGTTCAGCGATACACCCTTCAGAACTTCGAGGGCGCCATAACGCTTGTGCACCTGATCAATTGTTACGACCGACATGGAGAACCCTTTCGAGATGGCGGCTGAGGCGCGATAGCGGGAAGCAGATCGCGAAATAAAGAAGAGCGACGACGAAAAACACCTGGAAGGGTCTGAACGTCGCATTGTTGACGAGCTGGCCTGCGCGGGAGAGTTCCACGAAGCCGACCACCGATACGATGGAGGTGTTCTTGACGAGCTGGACAAGGAACCCCACCGTCGGAGGCAGGGAAAGCCGAAGGGCCTGCGGCAGGATGACATAGCGATATTGCTGGAAACGCGTGAGCGCCAGCGAGGCCGAGGCCTCCCATTGCGGCTTTGGCACCGCCTGGATGGAGCCGCGCCAGATTTCCGCCAGATAGGCCGAAACATAGACCGACAGGGACACCGATGCGGCGAGCAGCGGCGGTATTTCGAACCCGAACAGCGTCAACCCGTAATAGGACATGAACAGGATCATCAGCACCGGTATCGACTGAATGACGGTGATGTAACCTGCTGCGACGTTGCGGACCGATCCATATTGCGAAAGCCGCATGATGGCGAAGAAGCCGCCCGTCAGCGAGCCGATGCTGAAGGCAATGGCGGTCAGGACGATGGACCAGCCGGCCCCACGAAGCAGGAAAAGAAATTCAGGCCAACCGAATGTGGACATCAGGCAATTCCTTCCTGGACGGTCATCGGGGAGAAAACCTTGACGCGGCGGCGGAACAGCCAGTGACCGAACCATGCGAGAATGATTTTCAGCGCCAGCGCGAGAAGGAGGTAGATGACGGTCACGACGATGTAGGTCTCAAAGCTTCGAAACGTCCGTTGCTCGATGATCGAAGCCGCACCGGAGAGCTCCGGCACAGAGATGAAGGAGCAGATGCTC
This window of the Agrobacterium fabrum str. C58 genome carries:
- the lexA gene encoding transcriptional repressor LexA, which produces MLTRKQQELLLFIHERMKESGVPPSFDEMKDALDLASKSGIHRLITALEERGFIRRLPNRARALEVIKLPEAYTPGARPQRGFSPSVIEGSLGKPKEPEPAPAVKAPANDFAGAATIPVMGRIAAGVPISAIQNNTHDLAVPVDMLGSGEHYALEVKGDSMIEAGIFDGDTVIIRNGNTANPGDIVVALVDDEEATLKRFRRKGASIALEAANPAYETRIFGPDRVKIQGKLVGLIRRYH
- a CDS encoding amino acid ABC transporter permease produces the protein MSTFGWPEFLFLLRGAGWSIVLTAIAFSIGSLTGGFFAIMRLSQYGSVRNVAAGYITVIQSIPVLMILFMSYYGLTLFGFEIPPLLAASVSLSVYVSAYLAEIWRGSIQAVPKPQWEASASLALTRFQQYRYVILPQALRLSLPPTVGFLVQLVKNTSIVSVVGFVELSRAGQLVNNATFRPFQVFFVVALLYFAICFPLSRLSRHLERVLHVGRNN
- a CDS encoding glutathione S-transferase family protein, which produces MYDLYIANKNYSSWSLRPWVLMRTLGIAFDEKLIPFGEGVSFSSFSPTGKVPCLVDEGVTVWETLSIAEYLAERHQGVWAGDKQARAWSRSAASEMHAGFSSLRNLYPMSVGIRVKPKAGDAGLAADIKRIDALWSEGLAKFGGPFLAGQKFTAVDAFFCPVAFRFQTYGADLSPAAKAYCDRLLALPAMREWYDAGLKETWRDAAHEEEIGGIGELTSDLRATA
- a CDS encoding amino acid ABC transporter ATP-binding protein — protein: MSVVTIDQVHKRYGALEVLKGVSLNVEAGQVVAIIGRSGSGKSTMLRCINGLEEFQSGNITAAGHRVEQDQTKLRQLRKDVGIVFQSYNLFPHLTVGENIMLSPKITQDVARADADVLARKVLAQVGLAEKFDAYPDMLSGGQQQRVAIARSLAMRPKVMLFDEVTSALDPELTGEVLLVMEQLAREGMTMLLVTHEMSFARSVAHVTVFMHQGKIWEMGASKQLFEKPQTPELQAFLSNGVK